One genomic segment of Burkholderiaceae bacterium includes these proteins:
- the pyrE gene encoding orotate phosphoribosyltransferase, with product MSATQAGSGQDQLAREFVQFAIDSGVLRFGDFKTKAGRQSPYFFNAGLFDDGAKLGRLAQFYARALLASGIEFDVIFGPAYKGIPLGAAVAVELARLGVNKPFAYNRKEAKDHGEGGTLVGAPLQGRVLIVDDVISAGTAVRESIALIRAAGATPHAVAIALDRQEKATENGQDVPWSAVNYVRDQLGLQVCAIAKLAHLLQLLKTETTFLPYYDAVAAYRARYGVD from the coding sequence ATGAGCGCAACACAGGCAGGCAGCGGGCAAGACCAGCTGGCGCGCGAGTTCGTGCAATTTGCCATCGACAGCGGGGTGCTGCGCTTTGGCGACTTCAAGACCAAGGCCGGGCGCCAGTCACCCTATTTCTTCAACGCCGGCCTGTTCGACGACGGCGCCAAGCTGGGCCGCCTGGCGCAATTCTATGCACGCGCGCTGCTGGCCTCGGGCATCGAGTTCGACGTCATCTTCGGCCCCGCCTACAAGGGCATTCCGCTGGGCGCGGCCGTCGCCGTCGAGCTGGCGCGCCTGGGCGTGAACAAGCCCTTTGCCTACAACCGCAAGGAGGCCAAGGACCACGGCGAGGGCGGCACCCTGGTGGGCGCCCCGTTGCAGGGTCGGGTGCTGATCGTGGACGACGTGATCTCGGCCGGCACCGCGGTGCGCGAATCGATCGCGCTGATTCGCGCGGCCGGCGCCACGCCGCACGCGGTGGCCATTGCCCTCGACCGGCAGGAGAAGGCCACCGAAAACGGCCAGGATGTGCCCTGGAGCGCCGTGAATTACGTCCGCGACCAGCTGGGTTTGCAGGTCTGCGCCATTGCCAAGTTGGCACATTTATTGCAACTTTTGAAGACGGAAACCACGTTTTTGCCATACTACGACGCCGTGGCCGCGTACCGCGCGCGCTACGGCGTCGATTGA
- a CDS encoding type II toxin-antitoxin system ParD family antitoxin — translation MPTRNVVLTPHQTSLVEHLVGSGRYQNASEVLREGLRLVEQREAEDALRLQALRAAVNVGIEDFAAGRFETFDSALPLREHLQALAARAIKKA, via the coding sequence GTGCCGACGCGTAATGTCGTACTGACCCCGCATCAAACGTCATTGGTCGAACACTTGGTGGGCAGCGGTCGCTACCAAAACGCCAGCGAAGTGCTGCGCGAAGGATTGCGCTTGGTCGAACAGCGCGAGGCGGAAGATGCGTTGCGCCTGCAGGCCTTGCGCGCAGCCGTGAACGTGGGCATCGAGGATTTCGCCGCGGGCCGATTCGAGACCTTTGATTCGGCGCTGCCCCTGCGCGAGCACCTGCAAGCCCTGGCGGCCCGAGCCATCAAAAAGGCATGA
- the xth gene encoding exodeoxyribonuclease III — translation MFKLTSLNLNGIRSAATKGVEAWLEQHAPDCICVQEVKAQMPDLAGRFEVLAGMQGHFHLAEKKGYAGVGVYTRHAPSDVVTGFGMAEFDAEGRYVELRFDTPRRRFSVISCYFPSGSSGPERQEAKFRFLDGFYPVLQRLKAEREFILCGDVNIAHQEIDLKNWKSNQKNSGFLPEERAWMTRVLTEGGLVDVYRRLQPEATDAAYTWWSNRGQAYAKNVGWRLDYHLATPAMADKARREAIYKAEKFSDHAPITIEYEMTI, via the coding sequence TTGTTCAAACTCACCAGCCTCAACCTCAACGGCATCCGCTCGGCCGCCACCAAGGGCGTCGAAGCCTGGCTGGAGCAGCACGCGCCGGATTGTATTTGCGTGCAGGAGGTTAAGGCCCAGATGCCCGACCTAGCGGGCCGCTTCGAGGTGCTGGCCGGCATGCAGGGCCACTTTCACCTGGCCGAGAAAAAGGGCTACGCCGGCGTGGGCGTCTACACGCGCCACGCGCCCAGCGACGTCGTCACCGGCTTCGGCATGGCCGAGTTCGACGCCGAGGGCCGCTACGTGGAGCTGCGCTTCGACACCCCGCGGCGCCGGTTCTCGGTCATCAGCTGCTACTTTCCCAGCGGCTCCTCGGGGCCCGAGCGGCAGGAGGCCAAGTTCCGGTTTCTGGACGGCTTCTACCCCGTGCTGCAGCGCCTGAAGGCCGAGCGCGAATTCATCCTGTGCGGCGACGTCAACATCGCGCACCAGGAGATCGACCTCAAGAACTGGAAGAGCAACCAGAAGAACAGCGGCTTTTTGCCCGAAGAGCGCGCCTGGATGACCCGCGTGCTGACCGAAGGCGGCCTGGTGGACGTGTACCGGCGCCTGCAGCCCGAGGCCACCGACGCGGCCTACACCTGGTGGAGCAACCGCGGCCAGGCCTACGCCAAGAACGTGGGCTGGCGGCTGGACTACCACCTGGCCACGCCCGCCATGGCGGACAAGGCACGCCGCGAGGCGATCTACAAGGCCGAGAAGTTCTCCGACCACGCGCCGATCACGATCGAGTACGAGATGACGATTTGA
- a CDS encoding type II toxin-antitoxin system RelE/ParE family toxin: protein MWRIRLARQAEADMSDILQWTARHFGPAQAEHYAQTVIAAIEALGGGPDMAGVRMRSDIAPNVRTLHVARHGRKGRHFVVFRVADAHAIEVLRVLHDSMDLARHIPAAPSADPA, encoded by the coding sequence ATGTGGCGCATTCGGCTGGCCCGGCAGGCCGAAGCCGACATGAGCGACATCCTGCAATGGACGGCCAGGCACTTTGGGCCCGCACAGGCCGAGCACTATGCGCAAACCGTCATTGCTGCGATCGAGGCCCTGGGTGGCGGGCCGGATATGGCCGGTGTGCGCATGCGCAGCGACATTGCCCCGAACGTGCGTACCCTGCACGTGGCACGGCATGGCCGCAAGGGACGGCACTTCGTGGTTTTTCGGGTGGCCGATGCGCACGCCATCGAAGTGCTGCGCGTGCTGCACGACAGCATGGATTTGGCGCGGCATATTCCAGCAGCGCCGTCTGCCGATCCAGCTTGA